A part of Salmo salar chromosome ssa18, Ssal_v3.1, whole genome shotgun sequence genomic DNA contains:
- the LOC106577621 gene encoding myozenin-2 → MSQFSTMTTNERKLQAAAICREIQGPEDAEIDLGKKMSVPKDVMLEELSLASNRGSLLFEKRKRRSEKYTFENIQNVTNTQINNGVTLQTESQETKENSLRVEQSAKTPQNMPDLSTAPNPDNIAPGYGGPLKEMEPEKFNRTCLPKSYHSPWDQAIYHHDPSLADSLVACLQEPEAKPEGPGYKSFNRVATPFRGFGGKSTRPDPLFKAPEVEHNTMPELYPELQAELAVQRPTFNRVACGWAGTSAPLILPTVPLVPMFIPESDDL, encoded by the exons ATGTCACAGTTCTCTACCATGACAACCAATGAGAGGAAGCTGCAAGCAGCAGCCATCTGTAGGGAGATACAGGGTCCTGAAg ATGCAGAGATAGACCTGGGGAAGAAGATGAGTGTCCCTAAGGATGTGATGCTGGAGGAGCTGTCTCTGGCCTCCAACAGAGGCTCCCTCCTCTTCGAAAAGCGCAAGAGGCGCTCCGAGAAATACACCTTCGAGAACATCCAGAATGTAACCAACACACAGATCAAT AATGGTGTAACTCTTCAAACAGAGAGTCAAGAAACCAAAGAAAACAGCTTAAGAGTGGAGCAGTCAGCTAAAACGCCCCAGAACATGCCTGACCTGAGCACagcccctaacccagacaacatcGCACCAG GTTATGGTGGACCTCTGAAAGAAATGGAACCAGAGAAGTTCAACAGAACATGCCTCCCAAAGTCCTACCACTCCCCCTGGGACCAGGCCATCTACCACCACGACCCCTCCCTGGCTGATAGCCTCGTCGCCTGCCTGCAAGAGCCCGAGGCCAAGCCAGAAGGACCAGGGTACAAGAGCTTCAACAG GGTGGCTACTCCGTTCAGAGGCTTCGGAGGCAAGTCCACCAGACCAGACCCATTGTTCAAGGCCCCCGAGGTGGAACACAACACCATGCCGGAGCTGTACCCCGAGCTCCAGGCGGAGCTGGCAGTGCAGAGGCCCACATTCAACAGGGTGGCCTGTGGCTGGGCGGGGACCAGCGCCCCACTCATCCTTCCCACAGTGCCGCTGGTTCCCATGTTTATCCCGGAGTCCGATGACCTTTGA